The following proteins come from a genomic window of Cervus canadensis isolate Bull #8, Minnesota chromosome 3, ASM1932006v1, whole genome shotgun sequence:
- the SSBP1 gene encoding single-stranded DNA-binding protein, mitochondrial, which produces MFRRPVVQVLRQFVRHESEVASSLVLERSLNRVQLLGRVGQDPVMRQVEGKNPVTIFSLATNEMWRSGENETYQMGDVSQKTTWHRISVFRPGLRDVAYQYVKKGSRIFVEGKVDYGEYTDKNNVRRQATTIIADNIIFLSDQMKEKP; this is translated from the exons ATGTTTCGAAGACCTGTAGTACAG GTGCTTCGCCAGTTTGTAAGACATGAGTCTGAAGTAGCTAGCAGTTTGGTTCTCGAGAGAT CTCTGAATCGCGTGCAGTTGCTTGGTCGTGTAGGTCAGGACCCTGTCATGAGACAGGTAGAAGGAAAAAACCCAGTCACAATATTTTCCCTAGCAACAAATGAGATGTGGCGATCAGGGGAAAACGAAACCTACCAAATGG GTGATGTCAGTCAAAAGACAACATGGCATAGAATTTCAGTGTTCCGACCGGGCCTCAGAGACGTGGCGTATCAGTATGTGAAAAAGGG GTCTCGAATTTTTGTGGAAGGGAAAGTAGACTATGGTGAATATACGGATAAAAATAATGTGAGACGACAAGCAACAACAATTATAGCTG ATAATATTATATTTCTGAGTGACCAGATGAAAGAGAAGCCGTAG